From Cyclobacteriaceae bacterium, a single genomic window includes:
- a CDS encoding class I SAM-dependent methyltransferase — MPSTSLVLTRKYSLYETLLFKVFNQLPLGSLELELPDGHVLYFGNGNEVKARIRVINNDFFSKSVWYGDIGFAESYMDGDWYTDNISDVISWFIINLNYNPILTGKGVRKYAINFARLFNNLYHKARKNTIAGSKKNICEHYDLGNDFYKLFLDKTMTYSSAIFQHADQSLEDAQTEKYDRLCRQISLKPTDHILEIGSGWGGFAVHAAKNYGCKVTTVTISDEQFKYAKARFEKEGLQDQVEIRLQDYRTLEGTFDNIVSIEMLEAVGHEFLPVYFAKVNELLKSNGSIALQVITSGEKRYNEFRKDVDFIQKHIFPGSQTPSISAIQDAINKVSDLNLFDAKDIGLHYAKTLKLWSDSFNQKLEEVKKLGMDDKFIRKWNYYLHYCESAFRLRHVSVMQLVYTRPNNTSI, encoded by the coding sequence ATGCCATCTACTTCCTTAGTTCTAACCAGAAAGTACTCATTGTATGAGACGTTGCTATTCAAGGTTTTCAATCAGCTTCCGCTGGGCTCTCTTGAACTTGAACTTCCCGATGGCCATGTCTTGTATTTTGGTAATGGAAACGAAGTGAAGGCGCGGATCCGTGTCATCAACAACGACTTCTTTTCAAAGTCGGTATGGTATGGTGATATTGGCTTTGCTGAATCCTATATGGATGGCGACTGGTACACAGACAATATTTCTGATGTTATCTCATGGTTTATCATCAACCTGAATTATAACCCGATCCTGACAGGAAAGGGAGTACGTAAGTATGCAATCAACTTTGCCAGGTTGTTTAATAACTTATACCACAAGGCAAGAAAGAATACCATCGCGGGATCGAAAAAGAATATTTGTGAACACTACGATCTGGGGAATGATTTTTACAAGTTGTTCCTTGATAAGACGATGACATATTCAAGTGCTATTTTTCAACATGCTGATCAAAGCCTGGAAGATGCGCAAACTGAAAAGTATGATCGTCTGTGCCGCCAGATATCATTAAAGCCAACGGACCATATTCTTGAGATTGGCAGCGGCTGGGGAGGATTTGCTGTGCATGCTGCAAAGAACTATGGATGTAAAGTCACAACCGTAACGATCTCCGATGAGCAATTCAAATATGCGAAAGCAAGATTTGAAAAGGAGGGATTGCAAGATCAGGTTGAAATTCGTTTGCAGGACTACCGCACACTGGAAGGAACTTTTGATAACATTGTTTCCATTGAAATGCTGGAAGCAGTAGGGCATGAGTTTCTGCCGGTGTATTTCGCAAAGGTTAATGAACTACTGAAGTCCAACGGAAGTATTGCTCTTCAGGTGATTACCTCAGGGGAGAAACGCTATAATGAATTCCGCAAGGATGTCGACTTTATTCAGAAGCATATTTTCCCGGGATCACAAACGCCTTCTATCAGCGCGATCCAGGATGCGATCAACAAGGTTTCTGATTTGAATCTGTTTGATGCAAAAGACATTGGTCTGCACTATGCAAAAACTTTAAAGCTGTGGTCTGACTCTTTCAATCAAAAGCTGGAAGAAGTGAAGAAGCTTGGAATGGATGATAAATTTATCCGTAAGTGGAACTACTATCTTCACTATTGTGAATCAGCGTTCAGACTCAGACATGTATCGGTGATGCAGTTGGTCTACACCAGACCCAACAATACAAGCATCTAA
- a CDS encoding tetratricopeptide repeat protein, which yields MAPSKLIRTLVPFLFWMISSFIAFGQSQVILNSKKLFEERSFEKAKAILSNVQSTHSDYAEALYYQGRIAVEERKYDLSIEKFEEAIEINPENVEYHNWLGVMYGVVAMNSSPLKQAYLAPKIKNEFEKAASIDPDNLPTQWGLITYYTKAPGFLGGSWEKALACAATITRHNKAQGIRAYALVHAGQNKTALAEKEYLEAIRLEPTTCEHVFALAQFYNDQKLFDKAVRLYEDVLNKNPRNMVASYHLGAVSATSGLQADRGIACLNQYLAYTPRPNEPGHSDANLNLALIYEKKGDNRMAKKYYESTLAIFPGMKEAKEGLARVN from the coding sequence ATGGCACCATCGAAGCTCATCCGGACCCTCGTTCCTTTCCTCTTCTGGATGATATCCTCATTCATAGCCTTTGGGCAATCTCAGGTAATCCTCAATTCAAAGAAACTTTTTGAGGAACGAAGCTTCGAAAAAGCCAAAGCTATTCTAAGCAATGTTCAGTCAACTCATTCCGACTATGCAGAAGCACTATACTATCAGGGAAGAATTGCAGTTGAAGAGAGAAAGTATGATCTGTCAATTGAGAAATTTGAAGAAGCCATAGAGATCAATCCTGAAAACGTTGAGTATCACAACTGGCTTGGAGTTATGTATGGAGTAGTGGCCATGAATTCCAGTCCATTGAAGCAGGCTTACCTCGCACCCAAAATCAAAAACGAATTTGAAAAAGCAGCATCCATTGATCCGGACAATCTTCCAACTCAATGGGGGCTCATTACCTATTATACAAAAGCTCCCGGATTTTTAGGCGGCAGTTGGGAAAAAGCATTGGCATGCGCTGCTACAATCACACGCCATAACAAAGCACAGGGCATACGTGCATATGCATTAGTACATGCAGGTCAGAATAAAACTGCGTTAGCGGAAAAAGAGTATCTCGAAGCAATTCGATTGGAGCCAACCACATGTGAACATGTTTTTGCTTTAGCACAATTCTATAACGATCAAAAACTTTTCGATAAGGCAGTTCGCCTATATGAAGATGTGCTCAATAAAAATCCACGGAACATGGTTGCATCCTATCATCTCGGTGCAGTGAGCGCTACTTCCGGATTACAGGCCGACAGAGGAATTGCCTGTCTGAATCAGTATCTCGCTTATACACCTCGTCCAAATGAGCCAGGACATTCTGATGCCAATCTTAATCTTGCTTTGATCTATGAAAAAAAGGGAGATAACAGGATGGCTAAAAAATATTATGAATCAACACTTGCGATCTTCCCGGGAATGAAAGAGGCGAAGGAAGGTCTCGCCCGAGTTAATTGA